The window ACAACaccagcaacatccagcaaTGAGCACCAATTATgcacagctttttaaaatatgttatgaatttatcactttttttatttaaagtctaCTAAATAAAGCTGTCAGATTAATTAAGTGGTGTAAAATTGAGATTTTCCTATCATTAAATAGAGATGCCAACGTTTAGGTAAACGCTACAAGCTGCTGTCTCTTACTAATAAACCATAAACATAACCACATGGTGGCGCCAAGAGTGAGTTTATAGAGAGACACGTTAAAAAATGCAGTGTAAGTATGTATACAGATATCCTTGCACTTGtgcatgaattacacttgtgcTCACAGATACATGTGTAGACTCATTTCTCTGGCTGGACAAGCACCTCACCACAGTCATTAGGATTCATCTTCTGTCAACCAAAGATGTCTGAGCTAAATGTCCTGTAAATCCTTCTGGCATCTGTTTAGATATTCAGGGTGAATCAGGGTGACTATAAGATAAGCAGGCTGATTTTAGTTTTCCATTCTTTTCCTGATGGCAAGTATTTGATTATGTAACAGAAATttaaacatacattttttttttaaatgtcccaTCAATCCTCGCAAAATAAGATTAACAGTAAATCACTGATAACacagtcaaaggagtttgcgaagaaaagcgtctggacttctttaagttgcttgaagacgtttcacctctcatccgagaagcttcttcagttctaaggtcaaatggccgagagtcccagatttaaacccagtgggagtgtccccccaaagagggacaaaggaccccctggtgatcctctaatcacatgagccaaggtgtgaaagcgggtgtgggacctaatcagccagggtttcgggtgagctcattgtgaaacctggccccaccttgtcatgtgaattcctgaggtcagatggcccaggatgtgagtgggcgttaaggcgtctggggagggaactcaaaactggattatagatggcagacagttggtgtcgtaaaccaccgcctctgttcaaagatggtcgctcacagtggacatagatggcctctttcactcctctttcaaaccatctgtcctctctgtccaaaatgtgaacgttggcatcctcgaaagagtgacctttatccttaagatgcagatggactgctgagtcttgacctgtggaggtggctcttctatgttgtgccatgcgcttgtgaagtggctgtttggtctctccaatgtagaggtctgggcattcctcgctggactgtacagcatacaccacgttgttaagtttgtgttttggagttttgtctttcgggtgaaccagtttctgtctgagtgtgttgctgggtctgaagtacacagggatgtcgtgcttggagaaaactctcctgagtttctctgatacaccggctacataggggatgacaacgttgttgcgtctgtctttcttatcctccctcgctggtgtctgatcttcttttctgtgcctctttgctgactttatgaacgcccagttaggataaccgcatgttttgagtgcttcctttacatgtgtgtgttccttcttttttccctcaggcttagagggaacatgttctgcccggtggtgtagggtcctgattactccaagtttgtgttccagagggtgatgggagtcaaagaggaggtactgatccgtgtgtgtgggcttccggtaaacttcgatgttgaggttgccattctcttcgatgtgcacagcgcagtccaggaaaggcaaacagttatcctttgtgtcttccctgatgaacttgatgtttttatccacagagttaatgtgcgcagtgaaggattccacttcttgtgtcttgattttgacccaggtgacgtctacatatctgtaccactggctgggtactcttcctttgaaagagccaagagcccatgggggagcccatggcacagccatgtttttgtctgtagaagcttctacagacaaaaacatggctgtgccacctattgtagccaacctttacatggaggaagtggaaaggaaggctcttggctctttcaaaggaagagtacccagccagtggtacagatatgtagacgacacctgggtcaaaatcaagacacaagaagtggaatccttcactgcgcacattaactctgtggataaaaacatcaagttcaccagggaagacacaaaggataactgtttgcctttcctggactgcgctgtgcacattgaagagaatggcaacctcaacatcgaagtttaccggaagcccacacacacggaccagtacctcctctttgactcccatcaccctctggaacacaaacttggagtaatcaggaccctacaccaccgggcagaacatgttccctctaagcctgagggaaaaaagaaggaacacacacacgtaaaggaagcactcaaaacatgcggttatcctaactgggcgttcataaagtcagcaaagatgcacagaaaagaagatcagacaccagcgagggaggataagaaagacagacgcaacaacgttgtcatcccctatgtagccggtgtatcagagaaactcaggagagttttctccaagcacgacatcccagtgtacttcagacccagcaacacactcagacagaaactggttcacccgaaagacaaaactccaaaacacaaacttaacaacgtggtgtatgctgtacagtccagcgaggaatgcccagacctctacattggagagaccaaacagccacttcacaagcgcatggcacaacatagaagagccacctccacaggtcaagactcagcagtccatctgcatcttaaggataaaggtcactctttcgaggatgccaacgttcacattttggacagagaggacagatggtttgaaagaggagtgaaagaggccatctatgtccactgtgagcgaccatctttgaacagaggcggtggtttacgacaccaactgtctgccatctataatccagttttgagttccctccccagacgccttaacgcccactcacatcctgggccatctgacctcaggaattcacatgacaaggtggggccaggtttcacaatgagctcacccgaaaccctggctgattaggtcccacacccgctttcacaccttggctcatgtgattagaggatcaccagggggtcctttgtccctctttggggggacactcccactgggtttaaatctgggactctcggccatttgaccttagaactgaagaagcttctcggatgagaggtgaaacgtcttcaagcaacttaaagaagtccagacgcttttcttcgcaaactcctttgactacgatgacctggatgactgagaaccttcacagacacactgaTAACAGAGTTTCAGGCAAAATCAACTCCAGCCTTTGGGTCTTTCTTAACATACGCTCTTGTACCAGGTGGATGGATCGTTACGATTCTCCGTCTACTATGATCAGATGCAGTCACGTCTGGTGGTCACCGTGCTGCAGGTGGAGGGGCTTTTGGAACAGAGTGAGAGCCGAACCCTCCAACCATTTGTTAAAATACTGCTCATGTGGGCTGGATCAGAGGCTGTAGAAGTCGAGGGCTTTAAAGATGAAGAGGTAAGTTTATCGTATTATTATTTTCCGTGaacttcttttcttctttttcttgatacatatttaaaaaatacaatccACGCTGTCTTTGAGTTTTCATTCAGCACAGCATCTCTGTACTAAAGACAAAGGTGTCATAGATTACTGCTGTGATCCTCTTAGGGGGAAGGCTTGTCGCCTGTTCTGTGGACAGTACTGCAGGAGTGGCGTACTCGCATTGTGAAAGGCAGCTGTAACCCTTTATTTGGAGACCAGTTCAGCTGTGTTTTACAAGAGGAAAAGCTTCATCACATCAACCTAAGGATGGAGGTTCTGCACTACATATCTCTCATTCTTAAAGCATATTTGCTCAGGACTCAAACGGTATTGCTTGTACTGCATTGAATTCCCCTGCATGCAGTTTGCATGTTAGCTGTTACATTTCAAGGGCCAAAGAATTTAAAACAATAAGCACTACAGCTATGTTATAGTACTTTAGTCTCTTTTCACTTGTAGAGAGAAAAAAGTATGAATGATAAACGTTTTTATCAGTTGTGGTGTAAATCATTTATCAGGTGTCTGTATGCATCTCAGGTAAGGGACTTTGATAAATTCTCCAGAAACACAGTGTTAGGAGATGTGAGGGTTCCTTTAGGACAACTCAACATCTCCTACCCTCTGGAACTACAAGAGGATCTAAAGATACCCCAGAAGGTACTGCAGggggcgcacacacacaccacacagcATGCACACAGGACTGGCTTTCAGTAGCATCTCAAGTAGTTGATGTTATATAAAGGTGAAATACAGAGTATGTCAATATGATTATAAAACTATATAATAACTATATTTAgccataataataaaatgaaagctAATATTCATAGTGTAAAAGGAAATAATTAAACAGACATTTACAGACGTGATAGATGATAGTAAAATATAATAGAGTACATTGTTATAACTATATAGTCCTTCTTCATAGTCCACACAAAAATTGTTCCATTTTCAGAAAAGCAATCATTTTAGTTATTGTTGTACCTATGCCTAATATTTTGTCCACAACATTAATGTACTATGAGTGAGGCGAAGTATTAGGAGTAATTTAGAATTGCACAGGTGAACCCAAAAGTGCATTTGTGTAGCTAGAATTTTATTTTCCACAGAAAATTTAGTTTAACTTTTACTGGTATGTGTAATTTGTGGATCGTATGGTGTCGTCATTATTGTCAATGATATTTCAATAACTGAACATGGCATCCATCTATGCATCTATCTGACTATAATAATGAATTATTATATTGTggcaataataattaatgtaatatttttttaattgctcaaagaaaagaaaaatatattttttaacactaGTGCAACTGAAACCACAGGATGACCTTTGCCTCCTTAATTTAAgatcaaacaaaagaaaaatgttatacTTTTGAGTTATGTGGCgatttaatacattttgtgCTTATGTGGTGATTTTTAGCCCTGCTGAATACTGCCATTTATGTTTGTGCCTGCAACtatatcacttttttttaaactgtgcatAAATGTACATTATACTGATGCGTTCTCCAAAGGATCTTGTTGGAGAGGTGCTTTTGTCACTGAAATTTCTTCCCACGTCTCAGAGGCTGGAGGTTGGCCTGCTAAAGGTCAAAACTGTCCTTTCTGAGATATCCCCAAATGcaggtaaatttaaaaaaagacacctTCACACAAAAAAGACGCCAGCTTTGATACACATATGGTTATAAATTCATGTAATCTGTGTATGTGTTGCACAGCCCTGTATGCCAGGATCAGCGTCCAGTGCAATCAGTGCAAGCTGAAGTACCAGAAAAGCTCTACAGTGGCTCGGTGCCTGGTGACTGTTTTCAATGAGGTCCTCTTGTTCTCCTTGCCAGAGGTTCATCTGGAGCGGTGTAAAATTTTGGTCTCTATATATGAAACTCGCCCAACAAGCAAATCAGCCAAACAGCTGATCGGACAGCTGAGTGTGGGGAAGGAGAAGAGTTCAGAAGATGAGCACTGGACTTTGATGATGCGCTCAGTCCGCCAGCCAGTAGCAAAGTGGCATGGCCTACTGATCTGAATCACAGCAGAACCAACGCTATCATCATGGatggctgtttttgtttgtttttgcctgaAAGCATGTGTATCAGGCTGTTCAGGTATCTGCACTTGCTGAAGTAAAGACCAGACATGGTTGTCCTCCTGATCTCACAGTGACAGAAAACTTTATTACTCTCAGTACTTACTGCTACTCAACGGTAATCATGTGATGCTCTACTTACAGTTACAGTTTGTAACAATGCTCCACTTTTTCAATGCCACACTAACATTACTCTCATTACTCAGTTTATGAGAGGCATTATCAGCAAACTCTtggtttaaatgtttattttggttGCTAAAGCTTGCTACAGCTTGAAACTGTACTTCTTGCTATCTACATGTAATTAGCGTGTACCCAGATGAGTACGAGAGAACTCGAAAAAATAATGAATGCCACAGTTATGATGATtagttgcttcttttttttttatatacaatgTGTATCTTTTAATCCACAATTTATTCTATGAAATGTAATATATGAGACATTAACTTCACAAGATAGAATGCAGTTGTTTAAAACTTCCTATGAATACTTAATAAATCCTCCATAATTTGGTATGGGCACGATAATGTTATTGGAGTATTAAGCCATGATTAACGTGATATCATTTTTAGCAGCAGTGTTCTGCATATCACTCTTTTTGTATGAAGGGTCCAGCACAActgaataatttaaataataagTGCTTAAAAGCACTAAAATTACAAGTATGTTGACTTTTTCTCCTGATAATCAGCATGTCCTCACCCTGCTCTGTGGCTAGAGTGCACCATTTTGTGCGCATGTGTGATAAATTGAACACAAGCGGGCGACTGTGTGCGAAGACAAAGTGtgtgaaaaaataattatatttacagttacattttaagtatgaaataaaaacatacattaaTGAAAAGTTTACAAAATAGCAAAATAAAGTGactggacagaaaaaaaattaaagtaattaccgcaaattttaaaaagaatgaaaaagtaTAGAATATGTACCTTTGAAATAAGGTGATTAAGTGGAAGGGATTGCACAAAGCCACACATGGAATATCAGCACCATCATAATTTCTCTGAATTTTCCAGCTGACTAATCCCAATAATTGAAGTTAccaaaaatgaagaaatcaaaacaaaaaaaaaacaaaacaactttgaaTACGTGTTTTAAAAGACTTGTTTCCGCTTTTAAGTCTCCTTTTTTAGGCTGTCAGGCAGGATGCTTTAATCCattaatgagaaaagaaaaagaagccagAAATGAGCTGAGCATGATTGGACAAAGGTTTAGGAAACCAGGGAGAATATACACACAGCAAAGAGCAAAACCCATGGTCAGGTGAGTAATATACAGGTACAGTGTtgtattgcttttattttagcTATGCCAGTCTCATGTGCTCTACCATGTGCTCTACCATGTTTTTCAAGGTAGAGCACTGGATTACAAAGAAAGCTTAAAATACACCAGAATGCATTTTGAATGAAGTAATTAATGTTACCTATTTATTTATGTTCATGTTAATTCTTTAAGTGCAGATTATTGTGATTGTTTTTTCCCTCCCAAACCACTGTCTCTGACTTCTTATTTACATTCATGAGTCCCTCTGGAATATCTTCGCTCTGAGTTGTTTGTGCTCAAAGTCCTAAGATGCTAATTGAGATATACTTCTATGTATTCATACCTAAATTAATAACTGAATGCAGGATACCTCAGTAAAGATTCATTAGCACTTAGATTACCCGTGTGTCATGTTTACTCTCTTGTTTATTACTATGAAAATATCACAGACAGGAAATTGtgataaaaaatgttttattggaGTGTATTTCACATCATATTATATGATTAGAAATGCACCATTCACACGTGTGCTTTATTCAGCTGCATCTTTtccctgtaaaacaaaaaaaaacagtacaTATGGGTCAGTGTGTATAAAAACGGAGCATTCAgtgaaaacaaatcaaattattgtctgtagccaaTTTTATGAAATTCGAAGCAGAATTGGGATATTTCTTCTTATAACTTTGTGCAAAGTCTAAAGTGTGTGTACATTTACCTTGCCAGAATCGCGGCTCTTAGCTCTCAGCTTGTTGACCTGGGACTCGGCAATATCGGCAcgttcctcagcctcctcaagCTCATGCTGGATCTTCCTGTACTTGGACAGATGGACATTGGCCTGCTCCTCCTGTAACATTgtaataagtcaaaatttctTAGTGTCCAAAACTATGACAGTTTGTTTGCACAAAACTAAAATCTGACATAGagttgaggggttttttttctgtgtgtggtcCTTACCGCTTCCTCAGCCTGCCTCTTGTAGGCCTTCACCTTGAGCTGCAGCTTGTCAACCAGATCCTGCAGCCTGTTAATGTTTTTCTTGTCCTCCTCAGTctataaaagaaaacacattttacaaaTGTGATCCACTGGTtgctggaataggctccagccccccgcaaccctgataaggataagtggaacagaatggatggatgtaaaatgttaatgtggttTACCTGATAGGTGAGCTCCTTCACTCTCCTCTCATATTTGCGGACACCCTTAACAGCATCTGCACCACGCCTCTGCTCAGTTTCAACCTCAGCCTCCAGCTCACGCACCTTCAGAAAATTGAGCAAACTTTTAAAATCCATggtttatatatatgtgttttcaTACATATTTTTCACCTGCACATTCTTCTTACCCTGGACTCAAGTTTCTGGAGCTGTTTCTTGCCACCCTTCATAGCCAGATTCTCAGCCTCATCCAGGCGGTGCTGCAGGTCCTTAACAGCAGCCTCAAGGTTCTTCTTCATCCTCTCCAGGTGAGCGCTAGTGTCCTGctccttcttcagctcctcAGCCATCACAGCAGCCTAGAAAACATGACCTCAATTAACAGAGTGATGAAAACAAAGCTGAGTTGTACCGTCGTAGTAGACGTGTATAAACCTACATCAGTGATGGCCTTCTTGGCCTTCTCCTCTGCATTTCTTGCTTCCTGAACAGTGTCCTCCACTTCACTCTGGATCTGAACCAGGTCAGCCTCAAGCTTCTTCTTGGTATTCAGAAGGCTTGTGTTCTAAGAAATGGAAAGTTTACATTTTAGGATGTTCATTTTAAGTTTGcctaaaaaataattaaagtgtCCTTCAAAAATGTTCACCTGAGAGTGCAGCAGACCAACACGCTCACTGGCGTCCACCAGCTCCTGCTCAGCGATTTTGCGGCTCCTCTCTGTCTGTTCCAGAGCAGCTCTAAGCTCCTCAATTTCAGCTACCATGAGACCGTTCCTGCGCTCCACCATAGCAGCTTGTTCCTTGAGGTCATCCTGAGACCTGACAGCATCATCCAGGTGCAATTGTGCATCCTAGTAAAAAGAATATCAAAATTATATtcacatgaataaaaaaaatgcacttaCACAGAATGTGTACAACAGCTATGTGCTCTATCATACCTTCAGCTGTGCCTGCAcatttctcagctgtttctggGACTCAGCAGCCTGGCGATTAGCATGGCTCAGCTGAATCTCCATCTCATTCAGATCACCCTCCATCTTCTTCTTGATTCTCAGGGCATCATTCCTGCTCCTGACCTCAGAATCCAAAGTGCTCTGCATGGAGTCAATCACTCTCTGGCTGTTCCTCTTGATCTGCTCAATCTCTTCATCTTTCTCTGCCAGCTTCCTGTCTACTTCACCTTTGACCTGGTTGAGCTCCAGCTGAACACGCAGGATCTTAGACTCTTCGTGCTCCAGAGTTCCCTAATCATATGAAAGAATGAATATGAAAAGATATTCATCTCTGCATTTGTAGATTTTACTTGTGTATAactgaatatttattttcagaggAGCTCCTCAGACAAAGATTTACCTCAGCCTCTTCAAGAGCTGTCTGGATCTCAGACTTCTCTGTCTCCACCTGCTTCTTGGCCTTCTCCAGCTCATGAATGCTCTTTCCAGTCTCACCAATCTGTTCAGTCAGATCTGAAATCTCCTCTGCAGAGGCATGTGTGATATTGTTTAGTCTTAAGACATTAAAAATGAACACACGTTACTTGCACAGCATAGTAGGAACTCACGTTGCAGGTTCTTGTTTTCACGCTTCATGGTCTCCAGCTGATCCAAGGCTTCCTCATAGGAGTTCTTCATCTTGAACAGTTCAGTGCTGAGAGAACGAGCCTCCTTCTGAGCTCCTTCCACCTCTGCCTGACCCTCCTCATACTTCTGTTTCCACTCTGCCAACACCTAGATATGCATTCGATGCAGTTATTCACCCATACTAAGATAAACCATGAGTTTGTGTCTTGTTCAAGCAAAGTAAATGATGGTACCTTGTCAAAGTTCCTCTGCTTCTTGTCCAGGTTGGCGGCCAGGCCATTAGCTCTCTCCACATCAATCATGAGGTCCTCCACTTCACTCTGGAGCCTCTGTTTGGTCTTCTCCAGAGAAGCACACTTGGAGTTAACGGCCTCGATCTGCTCCTCAGCCTCCTGAAGGCGCTGGgccagctttttcctttaaaaaaacattgtttcagTAAAAGCttattgttttgcttgttttttgctcACATTCTTACTAACTAAATACTCACTTGGCTTCCTCAAGTTCCTCAGTGCGCTGGATGGCATCAGTTTCATATTTGCTTCTCCACTGAGCCACCTCACTGTTGGCCTTGGACATTGAACGCTGCAGCTCAGCCTTGGCCTCCTGCTCCTCTTCAAACTGTTCCCTCAGCAGGTCACAGTCGTGGCGAGCTGACTGCAGTGCATGGGCAAGGGCATTCTTGGCCTGGTATAAGACACATCATTGCATGAGCAAAATGTCGGAATCACCAACAAAAAACTATACGCACTTCactgaaatatatatattttttggtcTTAATTGATATAGGACAATAGCGAGAAGGGAGACAAGGGGGGAGACATGTAATAAATGGCCTTAGGATGGAGTCAAACTTGGCCTTACAGCATAGGGATCACCTGCTCTGTCTGGTAAGCTATACCAGCCTCCACTGAAGTGTTTCTTACCTTAATCTCCTCTTCAATGTGTCTCTTCAGCTCCTCAATCTGCTGTGTGAAGGCCTGTTTGCCTCTGGTCAGCTGAGAGACGAGAGCTTCTTTCTCTTCAATCTGACGGCTGAACTCACCTTGTGTAAAAATAGTCATCAAACTttagtttgtgttcagtttttCTATCGAAAACAGAAGATCACTATAAAGGACTAAGTTCAGATCACTGCATGTTGTCTTATACAAACCATTTTCAGTAAGCAGACGTGCTTTCTGTGCACCCAAATCATTGATCTGACGgacattttcatcatttttggcCTTCAGTTCACTAAGTTGGTCCTCAAGAGTACGGCACATCTTTTCAAGATTTCCctagagagggagaaaaagattCATCAGTGACAAGATTTTATATCATCACTATTTGCTGGTGATTTaagtattaaaataaatgcattttgttGTTTACCTTTGCTTTAGCGACAGCTTCCATGTTGCTGGACAGGTCGTCAATCTCCATCTTGTATTCACTCTTTTCCTTCTCAAGCTTCTGCTTGACACGCTGGAGGTTGTCGATCTGCTCTCCCAGCTCAGCAACGCTGTCAGCCTGCTTCTTGCGAAGAGCAGCAGCGGTGGCTTCATGCTGCAGAGTAGCCTCCTCCAGGTCACGACGGAGCTTCTGGAACTCAGCTTCACGCTTCTTGTTCATCTCAATCTGAGCAGCAGTTGCACCACCGGCTTCCTCCAGCCTTTCACTGATCTCTTCAAGTTCCCTGGAGAGGTCAGCTCTCTGCTTCTCAACCTTGGCGCGAGCAGCACGTTCAGCCTCaatctcctcctccagctcttcaATACGAGCCTGTTGGATTAGATGTGTGTCTCCTTTGAGTAAACTTTCAAATTTAAAGTATGACGCAGAAAATATGTATGGACTATCATTTGATGTAACATCATGTATCATTTACCTGAAGCTCCTTGATCTTCTTCTGAAGCTGGGCACCCATTGACTGCTCATCCTCAATCTTGCTAAGGAGCTGACTGATTTCAAAGTCTTTCCTGTGAAAATAATAAGTTGCATAGTTAATAAATGTACATATTATGTCCAATCCTTAGAAGGATGCTTGTCATAAAGGGAGAAAAAATGAAAGTACTTTTTCAGTTTCTCATCAGACTGCTGCTTGTCATTCTCAAGATCCATAATGGATTCCTGGGCGAGCTTCAGATCACCCTCCAGCTTCCTCTTGGCTCTCTCAAGGTCCATACGAAGCTTTTTCTCTTGTTCCAGAGAACCCTCAAGCTGCACAGTGACATGACTTTGTTATTCTCTTGTTCAAGAAGaggtttcttttctctctctgttttgccATCACCTGTGACATTTTCAACTTACATCATCAACTTGCTGCTCAAGCTTGGTCTTGGACTTGGTCAGAGTGTTGACTTTGTCTTCCTCAGACTGGAGGTCATCAAGAGTCTGCTGATGAGCCTCCTGAAGAGCTTTCTTCTCCTTAGTCAGCTTAGCAATGCTCTCATCTTGAGAAGCCATCTCTTCAGTCAGATTCTTCACCTACATTTGCAATTACAGTGTTATTACCATGTGACTGTATTGTTGTATGCATGTTGTTTAATCTGCTAGGTATAATCCAAATGTCAAACCTTGTTCTCAGTGGCATGTTTCTCCTTCTCTACTTTAGCCAAGGTAAGCTCCAGGTCATCGATATCTTTCTTGAGCTCagagcattcatcctccagctttcTCTTCTTGCCAGTGAGCTCGGCGTTGATTTCTTCTTCATCCTCCAGTCTCTCAGTTACCTCTTTGAGTTTTGCCTCCAGCTGAATCTTGCTCTTGATAAGTCCCTCACATCTCTCCTCAGCATCTGCAAGACTCTCTGATTCCTAGTTTGCATTCGAagaacacacatgaacacattaacattttatggtaacaaaataaaagggcACAGCTTCTCTTGATATCTACTTACAGATGCCACTTGGAGCTGCAGATCGTTCTTCTCCTGCAGAAGGGACACCATCTTCTCCTCTATTTCCTTCTTCTTGGCCAGGGCAGCAGCCAGATCTGTTTTCATCTTCTCATAATTCTCCTTCATCTGCTGCAGCTCCTTCTCAGTTTCAGCACTCTTGAGCAGAGGCTTGATCTTGTAGTACACCTTCATCCATGGCCAGTGTTTGACATTCATGAATGAGCGGATGTTGTACTGGATAGTGAAGATGGACTCCCTGTGTGCAAGAGATTTCTATTATTGGCAAAGTtatttttcaatgtttttattcTGGCTCATTGCTCTTAATTGCTGTGTTCAACATACCTCCTCTCCATCATTTTCACAAACTCCTTTCTCATGAGGAAACCACGGCAGACAGCCTGAGTCATGGTGACCAGAGCTGCCAACTTTTCATCTCTCATCTCCTCAAGGGTACCCAGGAGACCAGCCTTGAAGAACACCTAAATGATCACAAGAGAGAATTATATTATAGTAAGCATTCAATTAGAAATGATTCAGAAAGTATATGTACAGTAAATGTAAATCTACATCAGGTTTGGGGAATTTTATGAACGTACACAGTGAAAGGCTTGCTAAACTAATGACATGGTATTTGAGAAACCCTGTGCCTCCTGTGTGGACACATCTGCATTACATATGGGAGTTGGTTCATTATCTACCATACAGTATCTCATGTGTGCACAAAGTAGCATA is drawn from Pelmatolapia mariae isolate MD_Pm_ZW linkage group LG7, Pm_UMD_F_2, whole genome shotgun sequence and contains these coding sequences:
- the LOC134630449 gene encoding myosin heavy chain, fast skeletal muscle-like isoform X1, whose product is MSTDAEMAVYGKAAIYLRKPEKERIEAQNKPFDAKSACYVADAKELYLKGTIVKKDGGKVTVKVLDTQEVGIIKLELTEIKEEDVSPMNPPKFDKIEDMAMMTHLNEASVLYNLKERYAAWMIYTYSGLFCATVNPYKWLPVYDSEVVAAYRGKKRMEAPPHIFSVSDNAYQFMLTDRENQSVLITGESGAGKTVNTKRVIQYFATISVGGDKKKDQTSGKMQGSLEDQIIAANPLLEAYGNAKTVRNDNSSRFGKFIRIHFGQTGKLASADIETYLLEKSRVTFQLPDERGYHIFYQMMTNHKPELIEMALITTNPYDFPMCSMGQITVASIDDKVELEATDNAIDILGFSNEEKMSIYKMTGAVLHHGNMKFKQKQREEQAEPDGTEDADKVAYLLGLNSADMLKALCYPRVKVGNEYVTKGQTVPQVLNSVTALAKSIYEKMFLWMVIRINQMLDTKQQRNFFIGVLDIAGFEIFDFNTLEQLCINFTNEKLQQFFNHHMFVLEQEEYKKEGIVWEFIDFGMDLAACIELIEKPMGIFSILEEECMFPKATDTSFKNKLYDQHLGKCKAFEKPKPAKGKAEAHFSLVHYAGTVDYNIAGWLDKNKDPLNESVLQLYQKSSVKLLGHLYPPTGGGKKGGKKKGGSMQTVSSQFRENLGKLMTNLRSTHPHFVRCLIPNESKTPGLMENFLVIHQLRCNGVLEGIRICRKGFPSRILYGDFKQRYKVLNASVIPEGQFIDNKKAAEKLLGSIDIDHDQYRFGHTKVFFKAGLLGTLEEMRDEKLAALVTMTQAVCRGFLMRKEFVKMMERRESIFTIQYNIRSFMNVKHWPWMKVYYKIKPLLKSAETEKELQQMKENYEKMKTDLAAALAKKKEIEEKMVSLLQEKNDLQLQVASESESLADAEERCEGLIKSKIQLEAKLKEVTERLEDEEEINAELTGKKRKLEDECSELKKDIDDLELTLAKVEKEKHATENKVKNLTEEMASQDESIAKLTKEKKALQEAHQQTLDDLQSEEDKVNTLTKSKTKLEQQVDDLEGSLEQEKKLRMDLERAKRKLEGDLKLAQESIMDLENDKQQSDEKLKKKDFEISQLLSKIEDEQSMGAQLQKKIKELQARIEELEEEIEAERAARAKVEKQRADLSRELEEISERLEEAGGATAAQIEMNKKREAEFQKLRRDLEEATLQHEATAAALRKKQADSVAELGEQIDNLQRVKQKLEKEKSEYKMEIDDLSSNMEAVAKAKGNLEKMCRTLEDQLSELKAKNDENVRQINDLGAQKARLLTENGEFSRQIEEKEALVSQLTRGKQAFTQQIEELKRHIEEEIKAKNALAHALQSARHDCDLLREQFEEEQEAKAELQRSMSKANSEVAQWRSKYETDAIQRTEELEEAKKKLAQRLQEAEEQIEAVNSKCASLEKTKQRLQSEVEDLMIDVERANGLAANLDKKQRNFDKVLAEWKQKYEEGQAEVEGAQKEARSLSTELFKMKNSYEEALDQLETMKRENKNLQQEISDLTEQIGETGKSIHELEKAKKQVETEKSEIQTALEEAEGTLEHEESKILRVQLELNQVKGEVDRKLAEKDEEIEQIKRNSQRVIDSMQSTLDSEVRSRNDALRIKKKMEGDLNEMEIQLSHANRQAAESQKQLRNVQAQLKDAQLHLDDAVRSQDDLKEQAAMVERRNGLMVAEIEELRAALEQTERSRKIAEQELVDASERVGLLHSQNTSLLNTKKKLEADLVQIQSEVEDTVQEARNAEEKAKKAITDAAVMAEELKKEQDTSAHLERMKKNLEAAVKDLQHRLDEAENLAMKGGKKQLQKLESRVRELEAEVETEQRRGADAVKGVRKYERRVKELTYQTEEDKKNINRLQDLVDKLQLKVKAYKRQAEEAEEQANVHLSKYRKIQHELEEAEERADIAESQVNKLRAKSRDSGKGKDAAE